One stretch of Natranaerovirga pectinivora DNA includes these proteins:
- a CDS encoding NUDIX hydrolase, whose amino-acid sequence MKVEFHPLDEKVEKLSFVVIQARYQGQWIFVRHKDRSTWEVPGGHIEKNEDVDAAAKRELKEETGALDFNLVPVCDYSVEIKEIKTFGRLYYAEVTKLGNLEYEIEEISFGDNLPAQLTYDKIQPHIFEKVKGFII is encoded by the coding sequence ATGAAAGTTGAATTTCACCCATTAGATGAAAAGGTTGAAAAATTAAGTTTTGTTGTAATTCAAGCAAGATATCAAGGGCAATGGATATTTGTAAGACATAAAGATAGATCAACCTGGGAAGTGCCAGGTGGTCATATAGAAAAGAATGAAGACGTAGATGCGGCTGCAAAAAGAGAACTGAAAGAAGAGACAGGCGCATTAGACTTTAACTTAGTTCCGGTTTGTGATTATTCAGTTGAAATAAAAGAAATAAAAACATTTGGACGCTTGTACTATGCTGAAGTTACAAAATTAGGTAACTTAGAATATGAAATTGAAGAGATTTCTTTTGGTGATAATCTACCAGCCCAACTTACATATGATAAAATACAACCACATATATTTGAGAAAGTGAAAGGGTTTATTATATGA